One Triticum dicoccoides isolate Atlit2015 ecotype Zavitan chromosome 5B, WEW_v2.0, whole genome shotgun sequence genomic window carries:
- the LOC119307469 gene encoding uncharacterized protein LOC119307469 isoform X3 encodes MRLIFYLLLPRAVLLDLGEQGGMIFLVGVEDEENGSEGRNSEAGVPDGAGHGTCPQSRFEDINLIDILSMGIKYCNDIPENFDDISATSYEVHCVMPTSYWSYFWCKAAGRVQIVLLTEMEQPHKLKVQEV; translated from the exons ATGCGACTGATCTTCTATCTGCTGCTGCCGCGCGCCGTGCTTCTGGATCTAGGCGAGCAGGGCGGCATGATCTTCTTGGTGGGTGTGGAGGATGAGGAGAATGGCAGTGAGGGAAGGAACAGCGAGGCTGgagttccagacggtgctggccatGGTACCTGTCCCCAATCTAG GTTCGAAGATATAAATCTAATTGATATATTGTCGATGGGGATTAAGTACTGTAATGATATACCTGAGAATTTTGATGATATATCTGCTACCAG CTACGAAGTTCATTGTGTGATGCCTACAAGTTATTGGTCTTATTTTTGGTGTAAAGCTGCAGGCCGAGTTCAGATTGTTCTTTTGACAGAAATGGAACAG CCACACAAGCTAAAGGTTCAGGAAGTTTAG
- the LOC119307469 gene encoding uncharacterized protein LOC119307469 isoform X1 has protein sequence MRLIFYLLLPRAVLLDLGEQGGMIFLVGVEDEENGSEGRNSEAGVPDGAGHGTCPQSRFEDINLIDILSMGIKYCNDIPENFDDISATSYEVHCVMPTSYWSYFWCKAAGRVQIVLLTEMEQNIAATQAKGSGSLGKEKFLLTKMVVWISPYSHCHWYFIFLIF, from the exons ATGCGACTGATCTTCTATCTGCTGCTGCCGCGCGCCGTGCTTCTGGATCTAGGCGAGCAGGGCGGCATGATCTTCTTGGTGGGTGTGGAGGATGAGGAGAATGGCAGTGAGGGAAGGAACAGCGAGGCTGgagttccagacggtgctggccatGGTACCTGTCCCCAATCTAG GTTCGAAGATATAAATCTAATTGATATATTGTCGATGGGGATTAAGTACTGTAATGATATACCTGAGAATTTTGATGATATATCTGCTACCAG CTACGAAGTTCATTGTGTGATGCCTACAAGTTATTGGTCTTATTTTTGGTGTAAAGCTGCAGGCCGAGTTCAGATTGTTCTTTTGACAGAAATGGAACAG AATATCGCAGCCACACAAGCTAAAGGTTCAGGAAGTTTAGGGAAAGAAAAGTTCTTATTGACAAAGATGGTGGTATGGATAAGTCCCTATTCTCATTGTCACTGGTACTTcatttttcttatattttga
- the LOC119307469 gene encoding uncharacterized protein LOC119307469 isoform X2 — translation MRLIFYLLLPRAVLLDLGEQGGMIFLVGVEDEENGSEGRNSEAGVPDGAGHGTCPQSRFEDINLIDILSMGIKYCNDIPENFDDISATSYEVHCVMPTSYWSYFWCKAAGRVQIVLLTEMEQNIAATQAKGSGSLGKEKFLLTKMVVSFIWYHFLTWTCTI, via the exons ATGCGACTGATCTTCTATCTGCTGCTGCCGCGCGCCGTGCTTCTGGATCTAGGCGAGCAGGGCGGCATGATCTTCTTGGTGGGTGTGGAGGATGAGGAGAATGGCAGTGAGGGAAGGAACAGCGAGGCTGgagttccagacggtgctggccatGGTACCTGTCCCCAATCTAG GTTCGAAGATATAAATCTAATTGATATATTGTCGATGGGGATTAAGTACTGTAATGATATACCTGAGAATTTTGATGATATATCTGCTACCAG CTACGAAGTTCATTGTGTGATGCCTACAAGTTATTGGTCTTATTTTTGGTGTAAAGCTGCAGGCCGAGTTCAGATTGTTCTTTTGACAGAAATGGAACAG AATATCGCAGCCACACAAGCTAAAGGTTCAGGAAGTTTAGGGAAAGAAAAGTTCTTATTGACAAAGATGGTG GTGAGTTTTATCTGGTATCACTTTTTGACATGGACATGTACCATATGA